A single Gloeocapsa sp. DLM2.Bin57 DNA region contains:
- a CDS encoding circadian clock protein KaiB has translation MSDYQPENNLYKGIALFTPGGDLFYCLDPTKQNRWHLHLCIAVQETLNLSEPPHFLVPAYTATVDRWLISGTGEIKTATCIYPRLKPYQCLLNAIFNLTENLTWQIAPWQEEFCNPIALDSYQQRFPELWQNHELVVKVESPHNPKKLTLPKPETLQGYTLLLFISNQNLPNPETLYTIHQILEEGLNLPYTLKIVDINKYPEQAEKFNISATPTLVRIQPQPIRRIVGEFDNWQRVLQILTS, from the coding sequence TTGTCAGATTATCAACCAGAAAACAACTTATACAAAGGAATCGCCTTATTTACTCCAGGAGGCGATTTATTTTATTGTCTCGATCCAACTAAACAAAATCGTTGGCATCTCCACCTCTGTATCGCTGTACAAGAAACCCTCAATTTAAGCGAACCTCCCCATTTTCTTGTACCCGCATATACAGCTACGGTAGATCGCTGGTTAATCTCTGGTACAGGAGAAATCAAAACCGCTACCTGTATCTACCCTAGACTGAAACCTTATCAGTGTTTGCTGAATGCTATTTTTAACTTAACAGAAAACTTAACTTGGCAAATCGCCCCTTGGCAAGAGGAATTCTGTAACCCCATCGCTTTAGATAGCTATCAGCAACGATTTCCCGAACTTTGGCAAAATCACGAGTTAGTAGTTAAGGTTGAATCTCCACATAACCCGAAGAAATTAACTCTACCTAAACCAGAAACCCTTCAAGGTTATACCCTACTACTATTTATCTCTAATCAGAATCTACCTAACCCTGAGACTCTCTACACCATTCACCAAATCTTAGAAGAAGGATTGAACTTACCTTATACCCTGAAAATAGTCGATATCAATAAATATCCCGAACAAGCAGAAAAATTTAATATCTCAGCTACACCAACTTTAGTTAGAATCCAACCTCAACCAATTCGACGCATCGTCGGTGAATTTGATAACTGGCAACGTGTTTTACAAATTCTAACCAGCTGA
- a CDS encoding type IV pilus twitching motility protein PilT — translation MTDASRPPIPPPPPPPSTSVSVPTGSNFPPPPPSSIPPPPPPPPSESISIDMPIDMPTGDSSQAFETMPVVPKARAVPPPPRQESYQPEPPVRPMSRPSPGHPTLEYLVREAYENGYSDLHLGVNEVPRMRDRGDILITEYPVTDQQTFMSWLREILSEDQIQQFKKNLEFDGATQYEFARVRINVFDSLRGHSMVLRLIPVKILTMEQLRLPPVFKDVSDYHKGLVLVTGPTGSGKSTTMAAMVDYINNEHAKHIISIEDPIEFVHQSRKSIIRQREVGIHTHKFDNALKASLREDPDIILVGEMRDRETVNTALKASQTGHLVMGTLHTNSAVKTLERILSLYSAEEQDAMRMALAESLVAIIAQGLCRTTDGKRAAYHDILINTETVKDYIKQGKNEEISALMLEGEFDGMITMNQSLFNLYQEGRITEEIALEMSPTPNEMAMMLRGRM, via the coding sequence ATGACCGACGCCTCTCGCCCTCCCATTCCACCTCCACCTCCACCACCTTCTACCTCTGTATCTGTTCCCACTGGTAGTAATTTTCCCCCACCCCCCCCCTCTAGTATCCCACCCCCTCCTCCTCCTCCTCCCTCTGAGTCTATATCTATAGATATGCCCATAGATATGCCTACAGGAGATAGTAGTCAAGCCTTTGAGACAATGCCCGTTGTTCCCAAAGCCAGGGCAGTTCCCCCCCCACCAAGACAGGAAAGTTACCAGCCGGAACCGCCTGTACGTCCTATGTCTCGACCATCTCCTGGTCATCCCACCCTAGAATATTTAGTCAGGGAAGCCTATGAGAATGGTTATTCGGACTTACACTTAGGGGTTAACGAAGTCCCCAGAATGCGCGATCGCGGTGACATCCTTATTACAGAATATCCTGTTACCGACCAACAGACCTTTATGAGTTGGTTACGGGAGATTTTATCAGAAGATCAAATTCAGCAGTTTAAAAAGAATTTAGAATTTGATGGGGCTACACAGTACGAATTCGCTAGGGTACGTATTAATGTCTTTGACTCCTTACGTGGTCACTCCATGGTTTTACGTTTGATTCCCGTCAAAATCTTAACTATGGAACAATTACGTCTCCCACCAGTGTTTAAAGACGTCTCTGACTATCATAAAGGGTTGGTTTTAGTTACAGGTCCTACGGGTTCGGGTAAATCAACTACTATGGCGGCAATGGTTGACTATATCAATAATGAACACGCTAAACATATTATCTCCATTGAAGACCCCATCGAATTCGTTCACCAAAGCCGTAAATCGATTATTCGTCAAAGAGAAGTAGGTATTCATACTCACAAGTTTGATAACGCCCTCAAAGCATCTTTACGGGAAGATCCAGATATCATTCTAGTTGGGGAGATGCGCGATCGCGAAACCGTGAATACAGCCCTTAAAGCTTCTCAAACAGGTCACTTGGTTATGGGAACTCTCCACACCAATAGTGCAGTGAAAACCCTAGAAAGGATCTTAAGTCTCTATAGCGCTGAAGAACAAGATGCTATGCGTATGGCACTAGCAGAATCTCTAGTAGCGATTATTGCTCAAGGACTTTGTCGTACTACCGACGGAAAACGAGCAGCTTACCATGACATCTTAATCAATACCGAAACCGTTAAAGACTACATCAAACAGGGTAAAAACGAAGAAATTAGCGCCCTTATGCTAGAGGGAGAATTCGATGGTATGATTACTATGAATCAATCTCTATTTAACCTCTATCAAGAAGGACGCATTACCGAAGAAATCGCCCTAGAAATGTCTCCTACTCCTAACGAAATGGCAATGATGCTCAGAGGTAGAATGTAA
- the def gene encoding peptide deformylase, producing the protein MSSVISVAKQKLEKPPLELHYLGDRALRGKAKRIAKVDQETRKLVEQMLQTMYSSQGIGLAAPQVNINKQIIVIDCEPDNSANQPVVLINPQITGYSQEKCGFEEGCLSIPGVYLEVIRPEVVSVSFKDENGRPRKLKASGLLSRVIQHEMDHLHGVLFVDRVQNTLALTDELKKNGFSLQAVQPYQE; encoded by the coding sequence ATGAGTTCTGTAATTAGCGTCGCAAAACAAAAACTAGAAAAACCCCCCTTAGAATTACATTATCTAGGCGATCGCGCTTTAAGAGGTAAAGCCAAACGCATCGCCAAAGTGGATCAAGAAACCAGAAAACTAGTAGAACAAATGCTGCAAACGATGTATAGTTCTCAAGGAATAGGTTTAGCAGCGCCTCAAGTAAATATCAATAAACAGATAATTGTCATTGATTGTGAACCAGATAATTCAGCTAATCAACCTGTAGTGTTAATCAATCCCCAGATAACAGGTTATAGTCAGGAAAAATGTGGTTTTGAGGAAGGTTGTTTAAGTATTCCAGGAGTCTATCTGGAAGTGATACGTCCTGAAGTGGTGTCCGTAAGCTTCAAAGATGAGAATGGACGACCTCGGAAATTAAAAGCATCAGGACTCTTATCCAGAGTAATCCAACATGAAATGGATCATCTTCATGGGGTTTTATTCGTAGATAGGGTACAAAATACCTTAGCCCTCACCGATGAACTGAAAAAAAACGGTTTTTCCTTACAAGCTGTTCAACCCTACCAGGAGTAA
- a CDS encoding phospholipid carrier-dependent glycosyltransferase: MTIRGILLWGLLYRLLVGTWLTLSYDEFYYYLYSRHLDWSYFDHPILVALTTGFTPWLTGIVSPLSLRFGTIILYTGSLYLLYLTGVKLFGSKAARLSVAIASIIPIFQIAFGILTLPDGPLIFFWSASLYCAVWQFFPKGDYTPSYRLLCLAVLVGLACLSKYHGFILALGLLGFVLFSPQHRCILLSRWGWLAIGVFFLTISPIWIWNYQNDWVSFRFHLSSRFQADPGVIKPDFSILKVLIVFLANILYLFPSFGIPLNWVIFRSIQEQFKNKQVQLAENLILWVSLPLIIGFTLLGGKQQVLAAWPMAGYWGVTLLLGKYAVNWSAKLVERWLKYSAIAIATLMVIFLLHLRLGILQKPSQYAIFGGILTPETDTSTEMFDVKQLTEAFRQSPFQEVLTETDFVFTNAWYLAGQIYLGLKPVVNIPVTTLGDDMRGFAFWYDTEDWVGKNALYITLDSDDQIEGLTAAYSDYFAEFKPIGRIPIYRGQEIVKKLHVYQGKQMLRQYPLGLR; encoded by the coding sequence ATGACGATTAGAGGAATATTATTATGGGGGTTGTTATACCGTTTATTAGTAGGAACATGGTTAACCCTAAGTTATGATGAATTTTATTACTATCTTTATAGCAGACATTTAGATTGGAGTTATTTTGACCATCCTATTTTGGTGGCTTTAACTACAGGTTTTACACCTTGGTTAACGGGGATTGTCTCACCACTGAGTTTAAGATTTGGGACGATAATTTTATATACAGGGAGTTTATATCTACTTTATTTAACAGGAGTCAAATTATTTGGCAGTAAAGCAGCGCGGTTATCTGTAGCGATCGCCTCAATCATACCTATATTTCAGATAGCCTTTGGTATTTTAACCCTTCCCGATGGACCATTGATTTTTTTTTGGTCAGCTAGTTTATATTGTGCGGTATGGCAATTTTTCCCTAAAGGTGATTATACCCCGAGTTACCGTCTTCTCTGTTTAGCAGTCTTGGTAGGGTTAGCTTGTTTAAGTAAATACCATGGCTTTATTCTAGCTTTGGGGTTATTAGGTTTTGTCTTATTTAGTCCTCAACATCGATGTATTTTACTCTCTCGGTGGGGTTGGTTAGCAATTGGGGTATTTTTTCTAACGATTTCTCCTATCTGGATTTGGAATTATCAAAACGATTGGGTATCTTTTCGCTTTCACCTATCGAGTCGTTTTCAAGCAGATCCAGGGGTAATTAAACCAGATTTTAGTATCTTGAAAGTTTTAATCGTATTTTTAGCCAATATTCTTTATTTATTCCCTAGTTTTGGCATACCCTTAAATTGGGTAATATTTCGTTCCATACAAGAACAATTTAAAAATAAACAAGTCCAACTAGCCGAAAATTTGATTTTATGGGTATCCTTACCACTGATTATCGGATTTACCCTATTGGGAGGAAAACAACAAGTTTTAGCAGCATGGCCCATGGCGGGTTATTGGGGTGTAACCTTGTTATTGGGGAAATATGCGGTTAATTGGTCAGCAAAATTAGTAGAGAGATGGTTAAAATATTCAGCAATAGCGATCGCCACCTTGATGGTGATATTTTTACTGCATTTGCGTCTAGGAATTTTACAGAAACCCAGTCAATACGCCATCTTTGGGGGGATATTAACTCCCGAGACAGATACATCTACCGAGATGTTTGACGTTAAACAACTAACCGAAGCTTTTCGTCAATCACCCTTCCAGGAAGTATTAACAGAGACAGACTTTGTCTTTACCAACGCTTGGTATCTCGCGGGACAAATTTACCTTGGTTTAAAACCAGTAGTAAATATTCCTGTAACCACATTAGGAGATGATATGCGAGGTTTTGCCTTTTGGTATGATACTGAAGATTGGGTAGGTAAAAACGCCTTGTATATTACCTTAGATTCTGATGACCAGATAGAGGGTTTAACAGCAGCATATAGTGATTATTTTGCCGAATTTAAACCAATAGGGAGAATACCAATTTATCGAGGCCAAGAAATAGTCAAAAAATTGCACGTTTATCAAGGTAAACAGATGTTGCGCCAATATCCTCTAGGATTGAGATAA
- a CDS encoding diguanylate cyclase, translating into MTIWSKLKQSFSNSQERILIATIVSIVIILLSYLGLFQSSELFFLDQFFSWRPPEPLDSRIVIVTLDEEDIAYFQEWPLSDRNLADLLTKIAQQKPRVIGLDIFRNISVKEGQEELTAVFESTPNLIGIEKIIQPSIPPNAILRSLGQVAFADFVLDNDGRIRRNLISVQLENGGEIELGLGTKLALIYLEAEGITPQPTNYNNSIELGKAKLSPLGKRFGGYMRFDNGGYQILSNYRGTKESFLTVSAQDVVNNNISANLFSDRLVLVGATAPSLSDRFFLNNQQTHGVIVHGNFASEILSAALDNRPLIRAFNSPITWVWVWLWSYLGTVLISKLIKFDLTKLNSHLLSLLFTISILTLNVIFIFSSYLSFLFGWWLIVFTPFVSLNISVILTLFYNNYNLHKIATKDTLTQVANRRHFDFNLSQQWHLHNQSHQYLSLIICDVDFFKLYNDTYGHQEGDRCLYLVAQTLEKAVRNTDLVARYGGEEFVVILPNTNPTIAKEIAQRIVEKVEMTGIPHSQSLISKNVTLSCGVASVIITPSLSIPNLISLADQALYAAKKQGRNRAILYNTDLESLK; encoded by the coding sequence ATGACTATTTGGTCAAAGCTAAAACAAAGCTTCTCTAATAGCCAAGAAAGAATCTTAATTGCTACGATTGTATCTATAGTTATTATTCTTCTTAGCTATCTCGGACTTTTTCAGTCTTCAGAGTTATTTTTTCTCGACCAATTTTTTAGCTGGAGACCACCAGAACCCTTAGACTCTAGAATAGTAATCGTTACCCTTGATGAAGAAGATATCGCCTATTTTCAAGAATGGCCCCTATCTGATCGCAATCTCGCTGATTTGTTAACTAAGATCGCTCAACAAAAACCGCGAGTAATTGGTTTAGATATTTTTCGCAATATTTCTGTTAAAGAAGGACAGGAAGAATTAACAGCTGTTTTTGAATCGACACCTAATTTAATCGGGATTGAAAAAATAATTCAACCATCTATTCCTCCTAATGCGATTTTACGATCTTTGGGACAAGTTGCTTTTGCTGATTTTGTCTTAGATAATGACGGGAGAATTCGCAGAAATTTAATTTCTGTACAACTTGAAAATGGTGGAGAAATCGAATTAGGTTTAGGGACTAAATTAGCTTTAATCTATCTAGAAGCTGAGGGAATTACTCCCCAACCAACCAATTATAATAACTCCATCGAGTTGGGTAAGGCTAAATTATCTCCCCTAGGGAAAAGATTTGGGGGTTATATGCGGTTTGATAATGGTGGTTATCAGATTCTCTCTAATTATCGAGGAACTAAAGAAAGTTTTTTAACTGTTAGTGCACAAGATGTTGTTAATAATAATATCAGTGCCAATTTATTTAGCGATCGCCTGGTTTTAGTAGGAGCAACAGCACCTAGTCTTAGTGATAGATTTTTTCTGAATAATCAGCAAACTCATGGAGTAATTGTTCATGGAAATTTTGCTAGTGAAATCTTAAGCGCTGCTTTAGATAATCGACCTTTAATACGAGCTTTTAACTCACCTATAACTTGGGTTTGGGTTTGGTTATGGTCTTATTTGGGAACGGTTTTAATCTCAAAATTAATTAAATTCGACCTGACTAAATTAAATAGTCATTTATTGAGTTTATTATTTACAATTTCTATATTAACCTTAAATGTTATCTTTATTTTTAGTAGTTATTTATCTTTTTTATTTGGTTGGTGGTTAATTGTCTTTACTCCTTTTGTCTCTTTAAATATTTCTGTAATTTTAACTTTATTTTATAATAATTATAATCTCCATAAAATAGCCACTAAAGATACTCTTACTCAAGTAGCTAATCGTCGTCATTTTGACTTTAATTTATCTCAACAATGGCATTTACACAATCAAAGTCACCAGTATTTATCCCTGATTATCTGTGATGTTGATTTCTTTAAACTATATAACGATACCTATGGTCATCAAGAAGGCGATCGCTGTTTATACCTGGTAGCGCAAACTTTAGAAAAAGCAGTCAGAAACACCGATTTAGTCGCTCGTTATGGAGGAGAAGAATTCGTAGTAATTTTACCTAATACTAACCCTACTATAGCTAAAGAAATTGCTCAAAGAATAGTAGAAAAAGTAGAAATGACAGGAATTCCTCACTCACAATCTCTGATTAGTAAAAATGTTACCCTCAGTTGTGGTGTTGCTAGCGTTATTATTACCCCTTCTCTATCTATACCTAATTTAATTTCTCTGGCTGATCAAGCACTATATGCAGCCAAAAAGCAAGGAAGAAACCGAGCTATTTTATATAATACTGATCTTGAATCTTTGAAGTGA
- a CDS encoding DUF928 domain-containing protein → MITINKTLSLLFVSLLIATEIVLTSPLGAETESQQKNVYFTPPDAGKPNNTTQGGTRPVRLCANDTSAPEILVTALVPDNSSTLTTATHPTFLVYLPPTTAENLVFSLRDPQETYYYQQTIQLDGQSGIISFTLPENAPPLEVDQDYLFSFTLACEETISPDDFVWSGNIRRVTLTAKIDSINSLELASFYGENGIWLDMLALIAQEHLTKPNDLTISQNWQTVLESVGLEEISEQPLLE, encoded by the coding sequence ATGATTACTATCAATAAAACTCTCTCTTTGTTGTTTGTCTCTCTGTTAATAGCTACAGAAATTGTGCTTACCTCCCCTTTGGGGGCTGAAACTGAATCTCAACAGAAAAACGTCTATTTTACCCCACCTGATGCAGGTAAACCCAATAATACTACTCAAGGTGGTACGAGACCAGTTAGACTCTGTGCTAATGATACCTCAGCTCCTGAAATCTTGGTTACAGCATTAGTACCTGATAACTCTAGCACCTTAACTACGGCTACACATCCTACTTTTCTAGTCTATTTACCCCCAACAACCGCAGAAAATCTAGTTTTTAGCTTACGCGATCCTCAAGAAACATATTATTATCAACAAACTATCCAACTTGATGGACAATCTGGGATCATTAGCTTTACTTTGCCAGAAAACGCCCCACCCCTAGAAGTTGATCAAGATTATCTCTTCTCCTTTACCCTAGCTTGTGAAGAAACTATCAGCCCTGATGATTTCGTCTGGTCAGGAAATATTCGCCGTGTTACTTTAACAGCAAAAATAGACTCAATTAATTCTCTAGAATTAGCCTCTTTTTACGGTGAAAATGGGATCTGGTTAGATATGTTAGCATTAATAGCTCAAGAACATTTAACTAAACCTAATGATCTTACTATTAGTCAAAATTGGCAAACAGTTTTGGAATCAGTAGGGTTAGAGGAAATCAGTGAGCAACCACTGCTAGAGTAA